One window from the genome of Deltaproteobacteria bacterium encodes:
- a CDS encoding NAD(P) transhydrogenase subunit alpha encodes MTGEILIGLYVFVLSVFVGFEIITKVPPTLHTPLMSGSNAISGVTILGSLSCVSSESFLANILGVIAIILATINVVGGFLVTDRMLKMFRK; translated from the coding sequence ATGACAGGTGAAATTCTAATTGGATTATATGTATTTGTCTTAAGTGTGTTTGTAGGCTTTGAAATAATTACTAAAGTGCCTCCGACTCTGCACACTCCGCTAATGTCAGGAAGTAATGCGATTTCTGGCGTTACTATTTTGGGTTCTCTTAGTTGTGTCAGTAGCGAGAGTTTTCTCGCAAACATACTGGGGGTTATTGCGATAATATTAGCCACCATTAACGTCGTGGGTGGTTTCTTGGTAACCGATCGCATGTTAAAAATGTTTCGCAAGTAG
- a CDS encoding Re/Si-specific NAD(P)(+) transhydrogenase subunit alpha, producing the protein MAYIFVPKELQADENRVAATPATVKRFIQDKLRVGVEKGAGEKSFFSDEHYEGAGAEIVSDAETGFRSADIILMVNPPTSEQIELMPAGSSLISFLCPFQDVPVIEHLAKRKVNAFSVNSIPRITRTQDQDALSSQSNLAGYKAVLLAAVACPKIFPLLMTAAGTLRPARVVVIGAGVAGLQAVATAKRLGAIVEVSDVRMSVKEQIESLGARFIDLPVRENLEAASGYAKEASEEFLRKQHEILCKHLIEADVVITTALVPGRPAPKLISAKIVEQMPKGSVIVDLAAQQGGNCELTVKGKTVEKFGTTIIGTLNLAGSVPVSASTVYARNLQSIVLSQLDKNKKFAWMMDKQEVSDALLTYDGAIRKRETQ; encoded by the coding sequence ATGGCTTATATTTTTGTTCCAAAAGAACTTCAGGCAGATGAGAATAGGGTTGCGGCCACGCCCGCTACGGTAAAGCGTTTTATTCAAGATAAACTTAGAGTGGGAGTTGAGAAAGGTGCCGGAGAAAAATCGTTTTTTAGCGATGAGCATTATGAAGGTGCTGGTGCGGAGATAGTTTCTGATGCAGAGACTGGCTTTCGGTCGGCAGATATTATTCTCATGGTAAATCCCCCGACTTCAGAACAAATCGAACTCATGCCAGCAGGTAGCTCCTTAATTTCCTTTCTTTGCCCGTTTCAAGATGTTCCAGTAATTGAGCATCTTGCCAAGCGCAAAGTAAATGCTTTTTCTGTAAACTCCATTCCTAGGATTACTAGAACTCAGGATCAAGATGCCTTATCTAGTCAAAGCAATTTGGCAGGATACAAGGCAGTTCTTTTAGCGGCTGTCGCTTGTCCTAAAATTTTCCCCTTGCTAATGACGGCTGCCGGAACTCTTAGGCCAGCTAGAGTAGTTGTAATTGGCGCAGGAGTTGCAGGTTTGCAGGCCGTGGCGACGGCCAAACGTTTGGGTGCTATAGTAGAGGTGTCCGATGTTCGCATGAGCGTCAAGGAGCAAATCGAATCTTTGGGTGCGCGCTTTATCGATTTGCCGGTGAGGGAAAATTTGGAGGCTGCTAGTGGTTATGCCAAGGAAGCTAGCGAGGAATTTTTAAGAAAGCAGCACGAAATACTCTGTAAGCATTTAATTGAAGCAGATGTGGTAATTACCACTGCATTAGTACCTGGTAGGCCTGCGCCTAAACTAATTAGTGCAAAGATAGTTGAACAGATGCCTAAAGGTAGTGTCATAGTAGATTTAGCCGCACAGCAGGGCGGAAATTGTGAGCTAACAGTTAAGGGAAAAACGGTTGAAAAATTTGGGACTACTATTATTGGAACTCTCAATTTAGCAGGAAGCGTTCCAGTAAGTGCAAGCACTGTTTATGCTCGTAACTTGCAGTCTATAGTGCTTAGCCAGCTAGATAAGAACAAGAAATTTGCTTGGATGATGGATAAACAAGAAGTAAGCGATGCATTGCTTACTTATGATGGCGCAATTCGCAAGAGAGAAACGCAATAG
- a CDS encoding ATP-binding protein — protein sequence MLGPRRVGKTTFLKTNYSDYLYISLDDFDYLILAQEDPKAVVHGKKKLIIDEIQRVPKLTIAVKHAIDEFNSNVIMTGSSSIGLLDSSADTLAGRIKFYHLPPACWGEDAGEPTHNIFLERASPLQIKSAQRELSNFLKFGGFPEVLTLPTSEEKSEKLKDYKNTYFTRDLSLLSNIESVSGLLAILNHYALSIGSLTHVSTFRNESGLSHQTAQKYLNVIYQSDLGFKLLGYQYGPAKRYIKAGKSYFCDTSMIHALGVECSQGQILENFVISELEKRRKLGFIKSEQFYYYQSIGGSEVDLVFQEKKNIFAIEIKATKNPQSKDMRNLKDFIKDSDKGHIKGFLFYLGTDYLEIDGISVLPVASLFRGI from the coding sequence TTGTTAGGACCTAGAAGAGTCGGCAAGACTACATTTCTTAAGACCAACTATAGCGATTACTTATATATTTCGCTGGACGACTTTGATTACCTCATTTTGGCTCAAGAGGATCCAAAGGCAGTCGTTCATGGCAAGAAGAAGCTCATAATCGATGAAATTCAAAGGGTTCCCAAATTAACAATTGCAGTTAAGCATGCCATAGATGAGTTCAATTCCAATGTTATTATGACTGGTTCGAGCAGCATTGGTTTATTGGATTCATCGGCGGATACTTTGGCTGGGCGAATTAAGTTTTATCATCTGCCACCTGCGTGCTGGGGCGAAGATGCAGGAGAGCCGACTCACAATATATTTTTAGAACGAGCATCGCCTCTACAAATTAAGTCTGCCCAGCGAGAGTTAAGCAATTTCTTAAAATTTGGTGGGTTCCCAGAAGTCTTGACTTTGCCGACCAGCGAGGAAAAATCAGAAAAGCTTAAGGACTACAAAAATACTTATTTTACAAGGGATCTGAGCCTGCTTTCAAATATAGAAAGCGTCTCCGGGCTGTTAGCTATATTAAATCACTACGCCCTAAGCATTGGTTCTCTAACTCATGTTTCAACCTTTAGAAACGAATCTGGCCTTAGCCATCAGACGGCGCAGAAATATTTAAATGTCATCTATCAGTCGGATCTGGGATTTAAACTTTTAGGATATCAATACGGCCCCGCAAAGAGATATATCAAAGCTGGGAAATCGTATTTTTGTGATACCTCCATGATACACGCCTTGGGAGTTGAGTGTAGCCAAGGTCAGATTTTAGAAAACTTCGTCATCTCCGAGCTCGAAAAAAGACGAAAGCTAGGATTTATTAAGAGCGAGCAGTTCTACTATTACCAATCAATAGGCGGAAGCGAAGTCGATTTGGTCTTTCAAGAAAAGAAAAACATTTTCGCCATAGAAATCAAGGCCACCAAAAACCCACAAAGCAAGGACATGCGAAACCTCAAAGATTTTATTAAAGATTCCGATAAAGGTCACATCAAAGGTTTTCTCTTCTATCTAGGCACAGATTATTTAGAAATTGACGGCATTAGCGTTCTACCAGTTGCGAGCTTATTTCGTGGGATATGA
- a CDS encoding AEC family transporter, whose product MFDAISPVLPVFLVILSGYVVCRIGLISAETGSVMNNFVFYIALPAFLLKAMAEVPTSHLFNWSYVLSFFLSSVFVFVFVSVVMKYVFKKSISDTVLAMMSGGYVNSAHLGIPIIMAVFGNISPIVVAIVMQVLIFMPIIIFVLDFQIGNYSRGRGAFLVEILYRNPIILASALGFMLATQEIKLPGFIDDFCGLLGSAGVPTALFTLGFTLGGIKLQNSTSLVKEIGLLVFAKLLIHPLVACLIGVYIFGLSDKWLASLMVVTAMPTAVNSFVLSRRYKVAVDRSSIVVFATTAISTVTLPIITFLFGSR is encoded by the coding sequence ATGTTTGATGCGATTTCGCCAGTGCTCCCTGTTTTTCTTGTAATACTTTCTGGCTATGTCGTGTGCCGGATTGGTTTAATTAGTGCCGAGACCGGGAGTGTGATGAATAATTTCGTGTTCTACATAGCGCTGCCGGCTTTTTTATTGAAAGCCATGGCGGAAGTTCCCACGTCGCATCTTTTTAACTGGAGCTATGTTTTATCTTTTTTTCTTAGCTCTGTCTTTGTCTTTGTTTTTGTGTCTGTTGTCATGAAATATGTATTCAAAAAATCTATTTCTGACACGGTGCTAGCAATGATGTCAGGCGGCTACGTAAATTCTGCTCATCTGGGGATACCTATAATCATGGCTGTGTTTGGCAATATTTCTCCCATCGTCGTTGCTATCGTTATGCAAGTCCTCATATTTATGCCAATAATAATTTTTGTTCTCGATTTTCAGATTGGAAACTACAGTCGCGGCAGAGGCGCTTTTTTGGTAGAGATTTTATATCGCAACCCAATTATTTTGGCCTCTGCTTTGGGATTTATGTTAGCCACGCAGGAAATCAAGCTACCCGGCTTTATTGATGACTTTTGCGGCTTGTTGGGATCGGCTGGTGTGCCAACTGCCTTGTTTACGCTTGGCTTTACTTTAGGAGGAATCAAACTGCAAAATAGCACTTCGTTAGTTAAGGAAATAGGTTTGCTAGTATTTGCTAAACTGCTTATTCATCCCCTTGTGGCCTGTTTAATTGGGGTTTATATATTTGGTTTGTCGGATAAATGGCTAGCGTCGTTGATGGTCGTTACGGCTATGCCCACGGCGGTTAATAGTTTTGTTCTGTCACGCAGATACAAAGTAGCGGTTGATCGCAGTAGCATAGTGGTTTTTGCAACTACTGCAATATCGACGGTCACGCTGCCAATTATTACGTTCTTGTTTGGTTCTCGATAG